One Megalopta genalis isolate 19385.01 chromosome 5, iyMegGena1_principal, whole genome shotgun sequence DNA window includes the following coding sequences:
- the LOC117226937 gene encoding uncharacterized protein LOC117226937 has protein sequence MASTSQQYCLRWNNHRSNLLTVFDELLQNEAFTDVTLAVDGGASIKCHKMVLAACSSYFQTLFMDLPCKHPIVVLKDVKYSEIKAILEYMYRGEVNVAQEQLAGLLKVAEVLKVKGLVEENGSGSSSQGRRAGLEEAETSMSPPPAISTSTTSSAAQSSGHASPPHSTGASYNVYGKSSDRGANRLPLHMWQLSGLPIPHASSNHQAAPSHHSQQHSQHSQHGQHSQHSILSGSYDNGYETSPLKRKKLSNMLMNRDTPILRTVLGQGHADSSQGVPLLHPDSHENNHFRNSSSNGSSHEHDRRNSEDVSTQGEPAHSPYTDVSMMDEDDKQPSPQSYPGDKSGIVNYVPTQKPEWKRYKQYTRNDIMSAIEAVRSGMSALQAARKYGVPSRTLYDKVKKLGITTSRPFKRGSNGSGACFPYGIGGNVNGSIYGGGGGSGGGGGLSENENENSNTVIENPAPILDTYKAREASVDREMLDIARCSPSPLLHSVKQQQSNEDQVEDLSVGRKSDVRVIVPPVSVVKEEEDIGSDSCNRN, from the exons ATGGCGAGCACGTCGCAGCAGTATTGCCTGCGCTGGAACAACCACCGTTCGAATTTGTTGACGGTGTTCGACGAGCTGCTGCAGAACGAGGCATTTACCGACGTAACGTTGGCGGTGGACGGCGGTGCTTCGATCAAGTGTCACAAAATGGTGCTGGCCGCCTGTTCCTCCTACTTTCAAACGTTGTTCATGGACCTGCCGTGCAAACATCCGATCGTCGTTCTAAAAGACGTCAAGTACTCGGAGATCAAGGCGATTCTCGAGTACATGTACCGGGGCGAGGTGAACGTGGCGCAGGAGCAGCTGGCCGGCCTGCTGAAAGTCGCCGAGGTGTTGAAGGTGAAGGGCCTGGTGGAGGAGAACGGTTCCGGTTCGTCCTCGCAAGGTCGCCGGGCCGGGCTCGAGGAGGCGGAGACGTCGATGTCTCCTCCGCCGGCGATCAGCACGAGCACGACCAGCAGCGCGGCCCAGAGCAGCGGCCACGCGTCGCCGCCGCACTCGACCGGCGCCTCGTACAACGTCTACGGGAAGTCGTCGGACAGAGGCGCGAATCGGCTGCCGTTGCACATGTGGCAACTCTCGGGGCTGCCCATCCCTCACGCGAGCTCGAACCATCAGGCTGCGCCGTCGCATCATTCCCAGCAGCACTCCCAGCATTCTCAGCACGGCCAACATTCCCAGCATTCGATTCTGTCCGGCTCGTACGACAACGGCTACGAAACGTCGCCGCTGAAACGGAAGAAGCTCTCGAACATGTTGATGAATCGAGACACGCCGATTCTCAGGACGGTTCTCGGCCAGGGTCACGCGGACAGCTCGCAAGGCGTCCCTCTGTTGCATCCGGACAGTCACGAGAACAACCACTTTAGGAATAGCAGCAGCAACGGCTCGTCCCACGAACACGATAGGCGGAACAGCGAAGACGTCTCGACTCAAGGGGAGCCGGCTCACAGCCCCTACACGGACGTGTCCATGATGGACGAGGACGATAAGCAACCCTCGCCGCAATCGTACCCCGGGGACAAGTCAG GAATCGTGAATTACGTTCCAACGCAGAAGCCCGAGTGGAAACGATACAAGCAGTATACGCGAAACGACATCATGTCCGCGATCGAGGCGGTACGTTCGGGGATGAGCGCGTTGCAGGCGGCACGTAAGTACGGTGTACCGTCTCGTACCCTTTACGACAAAGTGAAGAAACTGGGGATCACGACGTCGCGTCCCTTCAAACGCGGCTCGAACGGCAGCGGCGCTTGTTTTCCCTACGGGATCGGCGGTAACGTCAACGGAAGCATatatggcggcggcggcggcagcggcggcggcggcggcctgtccgagaacgagaacgagaacagcaacaCGGTGATCGAGAATCCCGCGCCGATCCTAGACACGTACAAGGCCAGAGAGGCTTCCGTCGATCGGGAGATGTTGGACATCGCCCGATGCAGTCCCAGTCCGCTACTGCACTCCGTGAAACAGCAGCAGAGCAACGAGGATCAAGTGGAGGATCTCTCGGTCGGTCGGAAGTCGGATGTCCGAGTAATCGTGCCACCCGTATCGGTCGTCAAAGAGGAGGAAGACATTGGCTCCGATTCCTGTAATCGTAACTGA
- the Ptr gene encoding patched domain-containing protein isoform X1 — protein sequence MWKNLTCVDEFLNRAFHKLGLVVGHHPGYFVVIPVLLAFICFTGYQRIHYEIDPEYLFSPTNGPSKMERAIVEQYFKVNYSHRFNLGRITRPGRFGHVIVTSKDAANNLLKTAVFDELRQLDNIIRTAQASYEGEVFTYEQICARWLDECFSNDILNLRYIMEDVEKRELNLTFPLMLNPVTWVFHLLPVYFGGSVINEDRVVESVPSLQLAYFLTVDNARQDAIGAAWEEAFLEAVKRVEEEAVFEHIATARFASRTLELELEENTKTILPYFTSTFVLMALFSVVTCMMTDWVRSKPWLGLLGNVSAAMATVAAFGLCIYLGVDFIGLNLAAPFLMIGIGIDDTFVMLAAWRRTSILKPVPERMAATLSEAAVSITITSLTDMISFFIGILSPFPSVQIFCIYSGFAVVFTFIFHLTFFTGCVAISGYCEQKNRHSLVCCKVQPLSKSSNRSWLYRALCTGGVDPDDPYNPVDNPEHGCMSWFRDYLAAALNCRPIKVLVILIFACYLAGALYGLTTLQEGLDRRKLSKNDSYSIVFYDRQDYYFREFPYRIQVVLSGEYDYSDPIVQQQVENLTRSLEASRYISSAPIYTESWLRTFLGYAKISEIDVRNKTVFLEKLKESLLPRNSFSVDVKFDEAEERIVASRFLIQAVNVSGTNQEKDMVKELRRICAESPLNASVFHPYFVFFDQFELVKPTSIQCMVFGALIMMLISFVFIPNVLCCLWVAFCIISIELGVAGYMALWDVNLDSISMINLIMCIGFSVDFTAHICYAYMSSKQKTPDDRVRESLYSLGLPIVQGATSTILGLIALVLAGTYIFMVFFKMVFLVIFIGAMHGLFLLPVLLSLFGPTSCEADDPNRDGDTPDKDHGKNNGEQEDPASKLRRSYAIPHPSLSLSYYRCGGGGGGGDADSVGCRGTGGTAGAGNAAVLESPQASPAVSLAAFEERDPGLGTSEDSNSTESGSSQSRRREGQLEQENHRPRNVWRRSIGVLYGVSQFQTAARPASPPPDYVDVLQALRADRDRRAVRANPFCIPSQQAQPSRSSLQRQARSSEPTDAARTEPAGTN from the exons ATGTGGAAGAATTTGACCTGCGTGGACGAGTTCCTGAACCGAGCGTTCCACAAGCTGGGCCTCGTGGTCGGTCACCACCCCGGCTACTTCGTGGTGATCCCGGTCCTGCTAGCTTTCATCTGCTTCACCGGCTACCAGAGGATTCATTACGAGATCGATCCCGAGTACCTTTTCTCGCCGACGAACGGACCGAGTAAAATGGAACGAGCGATCGTCGAGCAGTACTTCAAGGTCAATTACAGTCACCGGTTCAACCTGGGTCGCATCACGAGGCCAG GTCGTTTCGGCCACGTGATCGTCACTTCGAAGGACGCTGCGAACAATCTGCTGAAGACCGCGGTGTTCGACGAGCTCCGGCAACTGGACAACATCATCAGAACCGCCCAGGCGAGCTACGAGGGCGAAGTTTTCACCTACGAACAGATTTGCGCCAGATGGCTGGACGAATGTTTCTCCAACGATATTCTGAATCTTCGTTACATCATGGA GGACGTGGAGAAGAGGGAGCTGAACCTGACGTTCCCGTTGATGCTGAATCCGGTCACCTGGGTCTTCCACCTGTTACCCGTTTACTTCGGTGGGAGCGTGATAAACGAGGATCGGGTGGTGGAGTCTGTACCGTCGTTGCAGCTGGCGTACTTCCTCACGGTTGACAACGCTCGTCAAGACGCTAT CGGAGCAGCTTGGGAAGAAGCGTTCCTCGAGGCCGTGAAAAGAGTCGAAGAGGAGGCCGTGTTCGAGCACATCGCCACCGCGAGGTTCGCCTCCAGGACCCTGGAACTGGAACTCGAGGAGAACACGAAGACGATCCTACCCTATTTCACCAGCACGTTCGTTCTGATGGCTCTGTTCTCCGTGGTGACCTGCATGATGACCGACTGGGTGCGCAGCAAGCCTTGGTTGGGACTTTTGGGCAACGTGTCGGCCGCGATGGCCACGGTAGCCGCCTTCGGTCTCTGCATCTATCTGGGCGTGGACTTTATCGGTCTGAACTTGGCCGCGCCTTTTCTCATGATCG GAATCGGAATCGACGACACGTTCGTCATGTTGGCGGCTTGGAGACGCACCAGTATCCTAAAACCGGTGCCCGAAAGAATGGCCGCGACGCTGAGCGAGGCAGCCGTGTCGATAACGATCACGTCTCTGACCGACATGATATCGTTCTTCATCGGGATCCTCTCGCCTTTCCCTTCGGTGCAGATCTTTTGCATCTACTCGG GATTCGCCGTGGTCTTCACTTTCATTTTTCATCTGACCTTCTTCACCGGATGCGTGGCCATCAGTGGCTACTGCGAACAGAAGAATCGACACAGTCTGGTCTGCTGCAAAGTGCAGCCTCTCTCCAAGTCCT CGAATCGATCCTGGCTGTACAGAGCACTGTGCACCGGAGGCGTCGACCCCGACGATCCGTACAACCCGGTGGACAACCCGGAACACGGCTGCATGAGCTGGTTCCGCGACTATTTGGCCGCCGCGCTCAACTGTCGACCGATCAAAGTTCTGGTCATTCTGATATTCGCCTGCTACCTGGCCGGCGCGCTCTACGGACTGACGACTCTTCAGGAAGGCCTCGACCGACGCAAGCTTTCCAAGAACGACTCTTACTCGATCGTGTTCTACGACCGACAGGACTACTACTTCAGAGAGTTCCCTTACAGAATACAG GTTGTGCTGAGCGGCGAGTACGACTACAGCGACCCGATCGTTCAGCAGCAGGTGGAAAACTTGACCAGATCTCTGGAGGCGAGCCGATACATCAGCAGCGCTCCGATCTATACGGAAAGCTGGTTGAGGACGTTTCTCGGCTACGCGAAGATCAGCGAGATCGATGTTCGGAACAAGACCGTCTTCTTGGAGAAGTTGAAAGAATCTTTGCTACCGAGGAACAGCTTCTCCGTGGACGTGAAGTTCGACGAGGCCGAGGAGCGGATCGTGGCGAGCAGATTCTTGATCCAGGCGGTGAACGTCAGCGGGACCAATCAAGAGAAGGACATGGTGAAGGAGCTGCGCCGAATTTGCGCCGAGTCGCCGTTGAACGCCAGCGTGTTTCACCCGTATTTCGTCTTCTTCGACCAGTTCGAGCTGGTCAAGCCCACCAGCATCCAGTGCATGGTGTTCGGCGCGCTGATCATGATGCTGATCAGCTTCGTTTTCATACCGAATGTCCTCTGCTGCCTCTGGGTCGCCTTCTGCATCATCTCGATCGAGTTGGGGGTTGCCGGCTACATGGCCCTCTGGGACGTCAACCTGGACAGCATCTCCATGATCAATTTGATCATGTGCATAGGATTCAGCGTCGACTTCACCGCTCACATCTGTTACGCGTACATGAGCTCCAAGCAGAAAACGCCGGACGACAGGGTCAGGGAGAGTCTCTACAGCCTGGGCCTGCCGATCGTTCAAGGCGCCACCTCCACGATCCTCGGCCTGATAGCGCTCGTCTTGGCCGGCACCTACATCTTCATGGTGTTCTTCAAGATGGTGTTCCTCGTCATTTTCATCGGCGCCATGCACGGCCTGTTCCTCCTGCCCGTCCTCTTATCCTTGTTCGGGCCCACCTCTTGCGAGGCCGACGACCCGAACCGCGACGGCGACACGCCCGACAAGGACCACGGCAAAAACAACGGCGAACAAGAGGATCCAGCCTCGAAGCTTCGCCGATCGTACGCGATCCCACACCCCAGCCTCTCGCTCTCCTATTATCgttgcggcggcggcggcggcggcggcgacgccgATAGCGTAGGTTGCAGGGGTACCGGTGGTACTGCCGGCGCAGGCAACGCGGCCGTGCTCGAGAGTCCGCAGGCTAGCCCGGCGGTCAGTCTGGCCGCTTTCGAGGAGAGAGACCCCGGTCTCGGGACCAGCGAGGACAGCAATTCGACCGAGAGCGGATCTTCGCAAAGCAGAAGACGAGAGGGCCAGTTGGAACAGGAGAATCATAGGCCTCGCAACGTCTGGAGGAGATCCATAGGCGTTCTTTACGGCGTGTCGCAGTTCCAGACCGCTGCGCGACCAGCCTCGCCGCCTCCGGACTACGTCGACGTCCTCCAAGCGCTTCGAGCCGATCGAGACCGCCGAGCGGTGCGAGCGAACCCCTTCTGCATCCCCTCGCAGCAGGCGCAGCCGTCGCGATCCTCGTTGCAACGGCAAGCGCGCTCGTCCGAGCCGACGGACGCGGCCCGAACGGAACCAGCTGGAACCAACTAG
- the Ptr gene encoding patched domain-containing protein isoform X2, translating into MWKNLTCVDEFLNRAFHKLGLVVGHHPGYFVVIPVLLAFICFTGYQRIHYEIDPEYLFSPTNGPSKMERAIVEQYFKVNYSHRFNLGRITRPGRCEQSAEDRGVRRAPATGQHHQNRPGELRGRSFHLRTDLRQMAGRMFLQRYSESSLHHGGRGEEGAEPDVPVDAESGHLGLPPVTRLLRWERDKRGSGGGVCTVVAAGVLPHG; encoded by the exons ATGTGGAAGAATTTGACCTGCGTGGACGAGTTCCTGAACCGAGCGTTCCACAAGCTGGGCCTCGTGGTCGGTCACCACCCCGGCTACTTCGTGGTGATCCCGGTCCTGCTAGCTTTCATCTGCTTCACCGGCTACCAGAGGATTCATTACGAGATCGATCCCGAGTACCTTTTCTCGCCGACGAACGGACCGAGTAAAATGGAACGAGCGATCGTCGAGCAGTACTTCAAGGTCAATTACAGTCACCGGTTCAACCTGGGTCGCATCACGAGGCCAG GACGCTGCGAACAATCTGCTGAAGACCGCGGTGTTCGACGAGCTCCGGCAACTGGACAACATCATCAGAACCGCCCAGGCGAGCTACGAGGGCGAAGTTTTCACCTACGAACAGATTTGCGCCAGATGGCTGGACGAATGTTTCTCCAACGATATTCTGAATCTTCGTTACATCATGGA GGACGTGGAGAAGAGGGAGCTGAACCTGACGTTCCCGTTGATGCTGAATCCGGTCACCTGGGTCTTCCACCTGTTACCCGTTTACTTCGGTGGGAGCGTGATAAACGAGGATCGGGTGGTGGAGTCTGTACCGTCGTTGCAGCTGGCGTACTTCCTCACGGTTGA